DNA from Chromatiales bacterium:
TCTTTCGCACTCGCCGCTGTTCCAGGTGATGTTCATCCTGCAGAACACGCCCTGGGAAGCCGTGGAGTTCGGCGCGCTGGCAGTAAGGCCCGCGGAGATGGATGCGGCGGATACCGCAAAGTTTGAGCTCACCGTGTCGGTCTCGGAGTTCGAGTCGCAACTCTGGCTGGCGCTCGAGTACAACAGCGATATCTTCGACCGGGGCACCATCGAGGGTCTTGCTGCGGGCTACGAGACGCTGCTGTCTGCGATCGTGGCCGATCCGTCTGCATCCCTGTCTGTGCTGCCGGTGCAGGCCGAAGCGGACCGGCGACAGCTGCTCGACACGTGGAATGACTACGCTGCGCCCTATGACAGAAACTGCGGCGTCTGGTCGCTGTTTGCTGCCCGGGCGGCGCGCAGTCCCGGGTCTGTCGCCGCCGAAGCCGATGGTGTGGCGCTGACTTATGCGCAACTGCTCGACCGTGCGGAACAGCTGGCTGCGGCCCTGTACGCCCGCGGCGTGCGGCCCGGTCAGGCTGTGGCGATCTGCCTGGAGCGCGGCATCGACATGCTGGCGAGTGTGCTCGCGGTGTTGCGCATCGGCGCCCACTATGTGCCCCTGGACACGGCGCATCCGTCCGCGCGGCTGGCGTTCATCCTCGAGGATTCCGGCGCCAGCATGCTGGTTGCCGCGCCTGCCCTGGCCGGGAGACTGGCGGATTTTCGCGGCACCGTGTTCGATCCCGGTACAGCCAGGTCCGGTTCGGTCAGCAGCATTCCGGCGTTCGCGCCGCTGTCCGGCGATGCCCTCGCTTACCTGATCTATACCTCCGGCTCGACTGGCCAGCCGAAAGGTGTGGCAGTCCCGCAGCAGGCGGTGCTGAATTTCCTGCACAGCATGGCGCGCACGCCGGGCCTCGCGACGGATGACCGGCTGCTGGCAGTGACCACGCTGGCCTTCGATATCGCCGTGCTGGAACTCCTGCTGCCGCTTGCCGTCGGTGCAACGACGGTGATTGCCATGCGCGATGAACTGGCCGATCCACAGTTGCTGATCCATCGTCTGGCGGGGTCGCGTATCTCCATGATGCAGGCGACGCCGGCACTGTGGCGCAACCTGGTCGCTGCCGGCTGGACCGGCCAGCCGGATCTGCGCATGCTCTGCGGCGGTGAGTCGCTGGATGCGGACCTGGCCTCTGCGCTGCTCGCACGCGGCGCTGACCTCTGGAACATGTATGGGCCAACCGAAACCACGGTCTGGTCCTGCTGCGCGCGGATCACGGCGGTTTCCTCAGCGCCGGTACCGGTGGGCCGGCCGATCGCCAACACGCGCTGCTATGTGCTGGACGCGCAGCGAGAGCCGGTGCCGCGAGGTGTACGCGGCGAGCTGTGGATCGGTGGCGATGGCGTGGCTTGCGGTTATCACGCGCGGCCGGAACTCACGGCCGAGCGCTTCCTTGCCGATCCCTTTGCCGGTGTCCCTGCGCGCATGTACCGGACCGGTGACCGTGCACGCTGGCGCAGCGATGGCGGTCTGGAAATCCTTGGCCGCAGCGATTTCCAGCTCAAGCTGCGCGGCTTTCGCATCGAGCCGGGTGAAATCGAGGCGGCGCTACTTGCGCATCCGGCCGTCAGCGCGGCGGTCGTGGTGCTGCGCGATTTTGCCGGCGATCCGCGGCTGGTTGCTTTCATGGTGCCGGCTGGCGCTGACGTCTCGGCCGGGTTGCTCGTGCGCCATCTGCGCGGCCGTCTGCCCGAATACATGGTGCCGTCTGAATTCGTCTGGCTGCCCGAACTGCCGCTGAACCCGAACGGCAAACTCGACCGGGCTTCCTTGCCGGCCGTGTTGCCAACTGGTACCAGGGCAGACAGTGCTGATGCGCCGCTCTCGCCCCTTGAAGTCATGCTGTGCGAGCTGTTTGCCACCGTGCTGGGCCGCGACCGTGTCGGCGCAAACGAGGATTTCTTTGCCCTGGGCGGGCACTCGCTGCTCGCCACACAGCTGATTGCGCGGATCCGCGATGCCCTGCAGATCGAGCTGCCGCTGAAGGCCCTGTTCATGACGCCGACCGCATCCGGTATTGCCGCCGGCCTGCCGACAGCGCATATCACATCGCCGCCGGCGCTGCCTGCACCGTCTGCAGTGCACAGGCTGGCGCCGCTTTCACCGGTACAACAGCGGCTGTGGTTTCTGGACCGGTTGCAGCCAGGCAGCCCGGTCTACAACCTCGCGTGGACCTTCCGCCTGCGGGGTGTGCTGGATCCAGAGGCCCTGCAGCTCGCCGTAGACGCGCTCGTCGCACGTCATGCGGTGCTGCGTACCCGCTTTGTGGAAGCCGATGGCGAGCCGCGGCAGCTCATCGACGAGACGCTCGCCGTGCCGGTGAATGTACTGAGCGCGGACCCACCCGCCAATGTAGGCGATACCGGGGAGGCCCGACTGAAGACCTGCTTGCAGCTGGTGCGTTTCGACCTCGCGCATGGTCCTCTGCTGCGGGTGTTCGTGCTGCCGGCAGCGAAGGACGACCAGGTGCTGGCGATCGTCGTACACCATATCGTCGCCGATGGCTGGTCGCTGGGAATATTGAGTCGCGAGCTGTCGGCGCTCTACAACGCGGCGCTGGCCGGCCAGTCACCGCATCTGGCAGCATTGCCGCTGCAGTATGCCGATTATGCGATCCGCCAACGTACAGCGCTCGAAGACGGCGAACTCGCACGCCAGCTGGACTTCTGGCAGACGCAGCTGAAAGATGCGCCGCCGTATCTCGATCTGCCCACCGACCGGCCGCGTCCGGCGCTGAGTACACATCGCGGTGCGCGCTGCTTCCGCCTGCTCGAGCCGGGGCTGCAATCGGCGCTCAAGTCGCTGGCGCAGGCTGAAGGCTGCACGCTGTTCATGGTCTTGCTTGCTGCTTTCGATGTGCTGCTCGCGCGTCATGCCGGCAGCGAAGACGTGGTGGTCGGTACCCCGGTAGCGGGCAGGCCGCGTACCGAACTGGAAGGCCTTGTCGGTTTTTTCGTCAACACGCTGGTGCTGCGTACAGAGCTGCGCGGCAATCCACGCTTCCGCGAACTGCTGCAGCGGGTAAAAGACGGCACGCTGGCTGCCTGGGCACATGCGGACGTGCCCTTTGAACAACTTGTCGAAGTGCTCAAACCACCGCGCAGTACCGGTCGGTCGCCGGTCTTCCAGGTGCTTTTCAACCTGCACAACGAACCGGCCGGTCGGCTGGAACTGTCTGGTATTGAGGCGACGCCACTGGCGATCGATCGCGGTACCGCGAAGTTCGAGCTGAGCGTGTCGCTCAGCGAGACCACGGCAGGACTTGCCGTGAGTTTCGAGTACAGCACCGATCTGTTCAACGCTGCATCGATGCAGCGCATGCTGGATGATTTCGCCGCGCTGCTGGCGGCTGTGGTCTCCAGACCGGATGCGCCGCTGGCCAGTCTGTGTGTTGCTGCACCGCCTGTCGCACGCAGCCTGCCGGAGATTGCGCTCCTGCGTCAGGCGGGTGAGGGCACGCTTGCAGCAGCGTTTGCTGCGCAACTGCAACAGCGCGCGGCGGCAACGGCAGTTGCCGCATCGGCTGTTGCCGGCAGCAGCGGTGTGGAGTGGAGCTACGCCGGACTCGATCAGCGGGCCCGGGCAGTGGCGGCGGCACTCATGCAGCGCGGTGTCACACGCGGTACGCACGTCGGCCTGTGGTTCAACCAGGGAGCGGGGCAGGTGGCGGCGATGCTCGGCGTGCTGCAGGCCGGGGCTGCCTATGTGCCGCTCGACCCGCTCGCACCGGCGGCACGACTTGATGTCGTCGTTCGCGATGCCGGTCTGCGCATCGCAGTCAGCGAACGCGCGGCACTCGACAGTCCGACTGGTGCCTGGCTGAGAGAAAGTGCGCTGCAACTGATCGTGCTCGACGAATTGCCGGCTTCGCCGCCCGCGGCGCTCACCCTGCTGCCCGGCAGTCCGGACGATGCGGCCTATCTGCTCTACACTTCGGGCACCACCGGTACACCGAAACGTGTGGCGCAGACCCAGCGCAACGTCCTGCACTACGTGCGCAGCTGGGCGGAAAACCTCGGCCTGGGTCCGGCCGATCGGCTGAGTCTGGTCTCGACCTACGGCTACGATGCAGCCGTGCAGGATATCTTTGGCGCACTGCTGAGCGGTGCAGCTGTATATCCGCTCGACATCCGGCGACTCGATCGCGAGACGCTGCTTGACCGCATCGCCGACGCAGGTCTCAGCGTCCTGCACGCCACACCCACCGTGTACCGCTATCTGTTCGGCAGTCACGTCGCGTGCCGCCAGGACCTGTCGCGCGTGCGGCTCGTTGTACTCGGCGGTGAGACAGCGCGTCGTGCCGACTTCGAGCTGTTCAGGTCGCGCTTTCGCAGGGGTGCGCAGTTCGTCAACGGCTATGGCCTGACCGAAGCGACGGCAGTGCTGCAGTGTTTTTCGACGCATGACACCCAGCCTTACGGCAATGTGCTGTCGCTGGGCTGGCCGGTCGGTGACCAGCGCGTGCTGCTGCTCGACGAGCAGGATCAGCCGGCTGGCATCAGCGGCGAAGTGGTTATCGAGAGCCGCTATGTACCCGCCGGACGTCTGCACACCGGGGATCTGGCGCGCTGGCTGCCGGATGGCAGTCTGGCCTGGCTGGGCCGGCGCGACGATCAGCTGAAGCTCGGCGGTATTCGTATCGAGCCCGGGGAAGTTGAGGCCGCGCTGCGCACGCATCCGGCCCTGGCCGCTGTTGCCGTGGTCCTGCATGCCGAGCCCGCCAGCGAGCCGATGCTGGTTGCGTACTGCAGTCTGCGCAGGGCGGCGACCCTGCCGACACCAGCCGAACTGCGCGCTCATCTCAAACCGCTCTTGCCGGATCCGCTGCTGCCGGCTCACTATGTTGCCGTCGACAGCCTGCCGCAGCTGCCGAACGGCAAGCTGGATCGCCGTGCGCTGGCCGGCCGGCCGTTGTCGCGACCGGCAGCAACCGGCAGGGCGGCGATCGCCGAGGGCGATGTCGAAGCCACGCTGACCGAGCTCTGGCAGACGCTGCTGAAACGGGAGGATATCGGCCCGGAAGACGATTTTTTTGCGCTCGGCGGACATTCGCTGCTGGCCACCCGCCTGATCGCCAGGCTCCGCGACCGGTTTGGTGTCGAGCTGCCGCTGATCAGTATCTTCGAGACGCCGACCATCCGCGGGCTGGCAGTCGTCGTGGCGCAACTCACGGAGCGGTCAGGCGGTGCGGCGGTACCGGTGGCGATCGGACGGCAGGCCCGGGGTCCGTTACCATAGCCGGGCAAGAACAAGGAGCAGTCGCCGTGTCCCAGCAGCCCATTAGCAGCGCACCACCGCAGGACGAGCAACACGTCATCGAACAGATGACCGAGCGTTTCCGCGACATCATCACGCTGCTCGGCGAGGACGTGCAGCGCGAAGGTCTGGTCAAGACGCCAGAGCGGGCGGCGAAAGCCTTTCACTTCCTGACCCGCGGCTATCGCCAGGACATCAGCACACTGATCAACGATGCCGTGTTCACCAGCGATACCGATGAACTGGTGATCATCCGCAACATCGAGATGTACTCGATGTGTGAACACCATATGCTGCCATTCATCGGCAAGTGTCACGTGGCCTATCTGCCGAACGGCAAGGTGCTCGGCCTGTCGAAGATCGCGCGCATCGTGGACTACTACGCGCGTCGTCTGCAGATCCAGGAGGTGCTGACCAAGCAGGTCGCCGAATGCGTGCAGTCGGCGATCAACGGCAAGGGTGTCGGTGTGGTCATCGAGGCCCAGCACATGTGCATGATGATGCGCGGTGTCGAGAAGCAGAACTCGATCATGACGACCTCGTGCATGCTTGGCCATTTCCGTTCGCATCCGCAGACCCGCAACGAGTTCCTGCGGCTGCTGGGTACCTGACAAGCCGGACTTCCTTCCAGTGGGCCGGCAGGAGATGAGGCAATGAAGAAAAACCTGGTCCGGGTGGTTCTGGCAGTCATCGTCGCGATCCTGATTGCCTGGGTCTGGTTTTCCACCCGACTGCCCCGACAGCGGCCTGCCGCTGACATACAGGTCGAACTGACCGCGGAGAACATCGAGCGGGGACGTTATCTCGCCGTGAATGTCCTGCAGTGCGTGGACTGCCATTCAGAGCGTGACTGGAACTTCTATGGTGGCCCGCCGGTTGAGCCCATCGGTGCGGGACGCGCGTGCATGACCCGGGAAACCATCGCGGCGGGCGTCAACGCGGGCCAGGAAAGATTTCCGGGGCGGCTTTGCATCCGCAATATCACGCCGGATGAGGAGACGGGTCTCGGCAGCTGGACGGATGGCGAAATCATCCGCGCTGTGCGTGAAGGTGTGAACAAGGACGGCAAGGGCCTGTTCCCGATCATGCCGTACTTCATCTACAGGAACCTTGCGGATGACGACATCCAGGCGGTGGTGGCCTACCTGCGTTCGATGACGCCGGTGAAGTCTGTCCGCCCCGAGCGCCAGATCGATTTTCCGATGAACATGCTGGTCCAGCTCTGGCCGGAGCCCTTCGACAGTCCCGCGCACGCGCCGGACCGCTCTGATTCGGTGGCCTACGGCAGGTATCTGGCCACCGTGGCGCGCTGCGAGTTTTGCCATACGCCCAAGGATCCGCAGTCCATGAAAGGCTTTGAAGGGCGCGAATTCGCAGGTGGCATGCCGTTTTTCCTGAACGGCCGCACCATGTACACGATGAATCTCACGCCGCATGAAAGCGGGCTCGGCAGCTGGACCAAAGAGCAGTTCGTCCAGTTGTTCAAGTCGCGGGTGGCGCGCGTCGAGACTGACCCGACTGCCAACACCCTCATGAACTGGAATGCCTTCGGCGCGATGAGCGATGCAGACCTGGGTGCGCTCTATGACTTCTTCATGACCCTGCCGCCGGTGCCGTATCAGCAGGAGCCAACCTGATTGGCGACTGGCGCTCCACGTCATGAATGACCAGCGGCTGCGCGGCATCGCTTCGATGCTGCTCGCCGTGGCCTTCTTTGCCGGCATGGATGCGGTACTCAAGCTGTTTGCGGCGAGTTATCCGCCGCTGGAGGTGGCTGCACTGCGCGGCGCCGCTTCGCTGCCGTACCTGTTGCTGCTGTTTGCATATACCGGCAGCTGGCGCGAGCTGCGTCCGGTGCGCTGGGGCCTGCATCTCGGTCGTGGCGTGCTCGCGCTCGTCATGCTCAGCGGCTTCATCTATGCCGTGGGCCAGTTGTCGCTGGCCGATGCCTACGCGATATTCTTCGTCGCGCCGCTGTTCGTCACCGCGCTTTCGGTGCCGATGCTCGGCGAGCATGTCGGCTGGCGGCGCTGGCTGGCGATCCTTGCCGGCCTGATCGGCGTGCTGTGGATGCTGCAGCCGGGCGCAAGTCGCCTCAGTCTGCTCGGTGCCATCGGCGCACTGGTTGCCGCAGCGGCCTACGCGGGCAGTGCGATCACGGCGCGCATGCTCACGCGTACCGACTCGACGGCCTCGATGGTGTTCTGGTTCCTGGTGCTGCTCACCGTGTTCGCCGGCCTGCTGGCCCTGCCGGACTGGGTGCCGCTTGAGCATCGGCACTGGCTGTGGCTGGCGCTGCTCGGCCTGCTCGGCGCCTTCGGCCAGCACTTCATCACCGAGGCGTTCCGCTGTGCACCCGCTTCGGTGGTCGCGCCCTTTGAATACACCGCGATGCTGTGGGCCGTGGCACTCGACTGGGTATTCTGGGCGGCGCTGCCTTCAGCGCGAGTCTGGAGCGGCGGGGCCCTGGTGATTGCCAGCGGCCTGTACCTGATCTGGCGCGAGCGCGCGCTGCATATCGAGCTCGCGGCGGTCATCGAGGCGCCGGGCAGCCCGCGCTGATTCCTTCAGTCGCCCATGCCGCGGATGACCAGGTTCGGCAACAGCGCATCGTCCCAGTCCTGGCGCAGAGGACCGGTCGTGACAATCACCAGTTGCTTCGAGGGCACAATGTATACGCGCTGCCCGCCGAAGCCGTCGAAATAGATGACATCGGGTGCGGCGAAGGGCTCGGAGTGGAAGGCTGCCGCCGACGACTTGCGGTTGTAGCGCCGGTTCTTCTGGTACGTGGTGCCGAGCCAGGTGAGATAGCCGTAGTTCGGGTTCTGTGCGCTGGGCGTGATGATGTCCTTCATCCACTGCTCGGGCACGACCTGCATTTCGCCGACCCTGCCGTGATTGAGGTGCAGCAGCCCGACACGCAGCCAGGCGCGTGCCGTGGTGTCCAGGCAGCAGAAGGTGCGCGGCGTGCGGGTTGTTTCCGTGTCGAGCAACACGGTCGCATCGTCATCGCTGACATGTCGCCACAGGTTTTCCGACAGGTACTCCGCATAGCTCATCCCGGAGACCCGCTGCAGCAGGATGCCGAGCACTTCGGGATTGATGTTCGTGTAGTCGAACTGCGTGCCGGGCGGCGCGAGCACACCCTGCTCGAAAGTGATCTGTTCCAGCCCGTCACCGATGGTCATGTCGATCACCGCCGGGAATGCGGGGAAGTCGATGCCGCTCGCCTGCTGCAACATCTGCCGGATGGTGATGTGGCGCCGCTCGTCGCCGGCCCATTCCTCGATGTAGTTAGCCGCCGGATCATCGACCGACTTGATCAGGTCCTGCTGGATCGCGATGCCGGCCAGCATCGCCAGCACCGATTTGTGCATCGACTGTGTGGAGACGACTGACTGCGCGTTGTGGTCCCCGTAGTACTGCTCCAGCTGCAGCGCGCCGCCTTGCCAGATCAGCAGCGAGTACGCATCGGTCGCTGCCGCCGCCTTGCTTGCCGCATCGAGAACGGCTGCTGGAATCGTCCGCTCGCTTTCACTGGCGACCACCAGCGCCGGCACCGGCCCGCCGCGCACCGGATCGGTCGGACCCTGGCTGCCGCCGAAGGGCAGACCCACCAGCCGTGTGGTCATCACCGGTTTGGCGATGAACGATGCCAGCAGTGCAAGCGCGACGATCGCGAGCAGGCCGAGGGCTAGGCGTTTGAGCAGACGTTTCATGTGCAGATCCCGGGAGCATGAAGGATCTGCTTATTCTACGTTCCGTTTCGCGGCACATGACGCCGGTCAACTGCAGCAGCGACCATCAGACGCGCACGCGGTTCCAGGCATCCAGCGCAGCGATCTTGTAAGCCTCGGCGAAGGTCGGGTAGTTGAATACGGCGCCGACGAAGTATTCGAGCGTGCCGTTGTGGGCGATGACGGCCTGGCCGATGTGGATGAGTTCGGTGGCGCCCTCGCCGACGATGTGGGCGCCGAGCAGGCGGTGGTCCTTGAGGCCGAACAGGAGTTTCAGCAGGCCGTCCTGCACGCCCTGGATCTGGCCGCGGGCGGTCTCGCGCAGGCGGGCGATGCCGGTTTCGTAGGCGATGCCTTCATTGCGCAGTTGCTGTTCGGTCTTGCCGACGATGCTGATCTCCGGCACGGCGTAGATACCCACCGGGAAGTAGTCGGTGGCGGTTTCGGAGGAACCGCCGAAGGCGTGACAGGCGGCAAGCCGCCCTTGCTCTGCAGAGGTGGATGCCAGCGCCGGGAAACCGATCACGTCGCCGACGGCATAGATGTGCGGCACTTCGGTCTGGTAGCTCGGTTGTACGGTCAGGCGGCCGCGCGAGTCGACCGGTACCCCGGTCTTGTCCAGGTCGAGGCCGGCTGTGGCCCCGGTTCGTCCGGCTGCCACCATCAGCAGGTCGCTGCGGATTTTCTTGCCGCTTTTCAGATGCGTGACTACGCTTCCATCGGCAGCCTTTTCAACGCGCTCGACTTCTTCGCCGAGGCGCAACTGGATGCCGCGCGACATGAGATCGTGACGGAATTCATCGACGATGTCGGCATCAACGAAGTCGAGGATGGTGTTGCGGTTGTCGACCAGCGTGATCTTCGCGTCCAGCGCGCTGAAGATGGTCGCGTACTCCACACCGATCACCCCGGCGCCGATGACGGTCATCGAGCGCGGTATCGCCTTGATCTGCAGCAGGCCGTCGCTGTCGATGATCGTTTCGTCATCGAAGGGGATGTTGTCCGGCCGGTGCGGGACAGTGCCGGTGGCGATGACGATTTTCTCGGCCCGGTAATCGGCACTCTGCCCGGTGATGCTGGTGACGTGCACGGTATGGGGATCGAGAAACTTCGCCATGCCGTGAATGATGCGCACGCCATTGCGCTGCAGCTGGTGCTCGATGATTTCTATTTCATGCGCGACGGTGATGCCGAGGCGCTGGAACAGATCATGGGCGGTGATGTCCGACTTCACCCGGTGACTGCGCCCGTAGATGCCTTTCTCGCGCCAGCCGCACAGATACAGCACGGCCTCGCGCAGCGACTTGCTGGGAATCGTTCCGGTGTGGGCAGTGACGCCGCCGACGATCTCGCGGCGTTCGATGACGGCGGCCCGTTTGCCGAGCTTGGCCGCCTGAATCGCTGCGCGCTGGCCACCTGGCCCGCTGCCGATGACCAGTAGATCGAAGGTTTCCATGCGTCGCCTTTAAGGTTCTGTGTCCTCCGGTAGTCGGCCGGTGTGACAGAATCTTGAGCGCATGGGGGAGATGAGCGTGACGTGGGTCCCGGTCAGGGGGCGTCCAGGCTGGACCGCACCGCATCCGCCAGCGCCTGTATGTCATCTTCACTGTGTGCGGTGGAGAGAAAGCCCGTTTCGTAGGGGCTGGGTGGCAGGTAGATGCCGGCGGCGAGCAGTGCGTGAAACATTTTCGCGAAACGCGACTCGCTGGCGGCTGGAAACGCAGCCGGGCTGCGAATCACGGTACCGGATCCGGCGTCATCGGGAACCAGCCAGAACAGGGAGCCGAAGCGCTGCAGGCGCAATCCAGGCATGCCGCCGAGCTTTTCTTCAAGCAGGCGTCCGTTGTCCTCCAGCGCGAGATAGGCGGTGCCGTCGGTGAGGCGTTCCAGCGTGGCGAGCCCGGCAGCCATCGCCACCGGATTCGCGGCCAGCGTGCCAGCCTGATAGACGGGCCCGACCGGTGCGACGAGCTGCATGATTTCGCGGCGGCCGGCATAGGCACCGACCGGAAAGCCGCCGCCGATGATCTTGCCGTAGGTCACGAGGTCGGGCCGGATGCCGGTGATCTCCGCCATGCCACCAAAGGCGGTTCGAAAGCCGCTGATCACCTCGTCGAAGATCAGCAGCGTGCCGTGCTGCTGACATTGCCAGGCGAGCGCATCCAGAAATTCCTGGCGTTGTGGCAGCAGGCCATGATTGGCCGGCAACGGCTCGATGATTGCGGCGGCAAGTTCCGGGCCGCGCGCTGCGAACAGGCCTTCCAGTCCCGGGATGTCGTCGAGTTGTGCGACTGCGGTATCGGCAGCCACACCGGGCGGTACGCCAGCGCTGTCGGCGATGCCGGCGAGACCGGAGCCGGCGCGAATCAGCATCGCATCGGCATGGCCGTGGTAGCAGCCGTCGAATTTCAGGATCAGTGAGCGCCCGGTGGCTGCACGCGCAAGGCGCAGGGCCGACATCACGGCCTCGGTGCCTGAATTGACGAAGCGCAGGTTCTCCACCCAGGGCAAGCGGTTGCAGATGAGTTCGGAAAGGGCCAGCGAATAGGGTTCTGCCGTGCCGAAGCTCCAGCCGCCGGCTGCCGCGGCAGTCACCGCATCGAGGACGGCCGGATGCGTGTGGCCGAGAATCATCGGCCCGAAGGCCATGCAGAAATCCGTATATCGCTGTCCGTCTACATCCTCGATCCAGCTGCC
Protein-coding regions in this window:
- a CDS encoding serine hydrolase; this encodes MKRLLKRLALGLLAIVALALLASFIAKPVMTTRLVGLPFGGSQGPTDPVRGGPVPALVVASESERTIPAAVLDAASKAAAATDAYSLLIWQGGALQLEQYYGDHNAQSVVSTQSMHKSVLAMLAGIAIQQDLIKSVDDPAANYIEEWAGDERRHITIRQMLQQASGIDFPAFPAVIDMTIGDGLEQITFEQGVLAPPGTQFDYTNINPEVLGILLQRVSGMSYAEYLSENLWRHVSDDDATVLLDTETTRTPRTFCCLDTTARAWLRVGLLHLNHGRVGEMQVVPEQWMKDIITPSAQNPNYGYLTWLGTTYQKNRRYNRKSSAAAFHSEPFAAPDVIYFDGFGGQRVYIVPSKQLVIVTTGPLRQDWDDALLPNLVIRGMGD
- the folE gene encoding GTP cyclohydrolase I FolE; protein product: MTERFRDIITLLGEDVQREGLVKTPERAAKAFHFLTRGYRQDISTLINDAVFTSDTDELVIIRNIEMYSMCEHHMLPFIGKCHVAYLPNGKVLGLSKIARIVDYYARRLQIQEVLTKQVAECVQSAINGKGVGVVIEAQHMCMMMRGVEKQNSIMTTSCMLGHFRSHPQTRNEFLRLLGT
- a CDS encoding DMT family transporter, with the translated sequence MLLAVAFFAGMDAVLKLFAASYPPLEVAALRGAASLPYLLLLFAYTGSWRELRPVRWGLHLGRGVLALVMLSGFIYAVGQLSLADAYAIFFVAPLFVTALSVPMLGEHVGWRRWLAILAGLIGVLWMLQPGASRLSLLGAIGALVAAAAYAGSAITARMLTRTDSTASMVFWFLVLLTVFAGLLALPDWVPLEHRHWLWLALLGLLGAFGQHFITEAFRCAPASVVAPFEYTAMLWAVALDWVFWAALPSARVWSGGALVIASGLYLIWRERALHIELAAVIEAPGSPR
- a CDS encoding amino acid adenylation domain-containing protein, with amino-acid sequence MSTAHYVFPASFAQQRLWFLDQLEGASAVYNLKMALRLSGRLDHDSLQRAVDAVVARHESLRTSFATRGVDAVQRVASQLEVLVQTAELHGASDTVLAAKLNELGSTSFDLQRGPLLRVHLLRLDAEATEHVLLLVMHHIVSDAWSAGVLYRDLAAYYSAFSRGLVAQLPELPVQYADFAVWQRDWLAGAELERQMAFWREHLEGAPPLLELPTDRPRPVLQTYRGNRFSRAVPAALSARLQALAAEEGVTLYMLLFAAFNLLLARWSGQSDLVIGTPIAGRRRSELEALIGCFANTLAIRTRLEGAERFSELLARVRTATLGAFSHQELPFEKLVEVLKPPRNLSHSPLFQVMFILQNTPWEAVEFGALAVRPAEMDAADTAKFELTVSVSEFESQLWLALEYNSDIFDRGTIEGLAAGYETLLSAIVADPSASLSVLPVQAEADRRQLLDTWNDYAAPYDRNCGVWSLFAARAARSPGSVAAEADGVALTYAQLLDRAEQLAAALYARGVRPGQAVAICLERGIDMLASVLAVLRIGAHYVPLDTAHPSARLAFILEDSGASMLVAAPALAGRLADFRGTVFDPGTARSGSVSSIPAFAPLSGDALAYLIYTSGSTGQPKGVAVPQQAVLNFLHSMARTPGLATDDRLLAVTTLAFDIAVLELLLPLAVGATTVIAMRDELADPQLLIHRLAGSRISMMQATPALWRNLVAAGWTGQPDLRMLCGGESLDADLASALLARGADLWNMYGPTETTVWSCCARITAVSSAPVPVGRPIANTRCYVLDAQREPVPRGVRGELWIGGDGVACGYHARPELTAERFLADPFAGVPARMYRTGDRARWRSDGGLEILGRSDFQLKLRGFRIEPGEIEAALLAHPAVSAAVVVLRDFAGDPRLVAFMVPAGADVSAGLLVRHLRGRLPEYMVPSEFVWLPELPLNPNGKLDRASLPAVLPTGTRADSADAPLSPLEVMLCELFATVLGRDRVGANEDFFALGGHSLLATQLIARIRDALQIELPLKALFMTPTASGIAAGLPTAHITSPPALPAPSAVHRLAPLSPVQQRLWFLDRLQPGSPVYNLAWTFRLRGVLDPEALQLAVDALVARHAVLRTRFVEADGEPRQLIDETLAVPVNVLSADPPANVGDTGEARLKTCLQLVRFDLAHGPLLRVFVLPAAKDDQVLAIVVHHIVADGWSLGILSRELSALYNAALAGQSPHLAALPLQYADYAIRQRTALEDGELARQLDFWQTQLKDAPPYLDLPTDRPRPALSTHRGARCFRLLEPGLQSALKSLAQAEGCTLFMVLLAAFDVLLARHAGSEDVVVGTPVAGRPRTELEGLVGFFVNTLVLRTELRGNPRFRELLQRVKDGTLAAWAHADVPFEQLVEVLKPPRSTGRSPVFQVLFNLHNEPAGRLELSGIEATPLAIDRGTAKFELSVSLSETTAGLAVSFEYSTDLFNAASMQRMLDDFAALLAAVVSRPDAPLASLCVAAPPVARSLPEIALLRQAGEGTLAAAFAAQLQQRAAATAVAASAVAGSSGVEWSYAGLDQRARAVAAALMQRGVTRGTHVGLWFNQGAGQVAAMLGVLQAGAAYVPLDPLAPAARLDVVVRDAGLRIAVSERAALDSPTGAWLRESALQLIVLDELPASPPAALTLLPGSPDDAAYLLYTSGTTGTPKRVAQTQRNVLHYVRSWAENLGLGPADRLSLVSTYGYDAAVQDIFGALLSGAAVYPLDIRRLDRETLLDRIADAGLSVLHATPTVYRYLFGSHVACRQDLSRVRLVVLGGETARRADFELFRSRFRRGAQFVNGYGLTEATAVLQCFSTHDTQPYGNVLSLGWPVGDQRVLLLDEQDQPAGISGEVVIESRYVPAGRLHTGDLARWLPDGSLAWLGRRDDQLKLGGIRIEPGEVEAALRTHPALAAVAVVLHAEPASEPMLVAYCSLRRAATLPTPAELRAHLKPLLPDPLLPAHYVAVDSLPQLPNGKLDRRALAGRPLSRPAATGRAAIAEGDVEATLTELWQTLLKREDIGPEDDFFALGGHSLLATRLIARLRDRFGVELPLISIFETPTIRGLAVVVAQLTERSGGAAVPVAIGRQARGPLP
- the sthA gene encoding Si-specific NAD(P)(+) transhydrogenase, whose translation is METFDLLVIGSGPGGQRAAIQAAKLGKRAAVIERREIVGGVTAHTGTIPSKSLREAVLYLCGWREKGIYGRSHRVKSDITAHDLFQRLGITVAHEIEIIEHQLQRNGVRIIHGMAKFLDPHTVHVTSITGQSADYRAEKIVIATGTVPHRPDNIPFDDETIIDSDGLLQIKAIPRSMTVIGAGVIGVEYATIFSALDAKITLVDNRNTILDFVDADIVDEFRHDLMSRGIQLRLGEEVERVEKAADGSVVTHLKSGKKIRSDLLMVAAGRTGATAGLDLDKTGVPVDSRGRLTVQPSYQTEVPHIYAVGDVIGFPALASTSAEQGRLAACHAFGGSSETATDYFPVGIYAVPEISIVGKTEQQLRNEGIAYETGIARLRETARGQIQGVQDGLLKLLFGLKDHRLLGAHIVGEGATELIHIGQAVIAHNGTLEYFVGAVFNYPTFAEAYKIAALDAWNRVRV
- a CDS encoding cytochrome C, whose product is MKKNLVRVVLAVIVAILIAWVWFSTRLPRQRPAADIQVELTAENIERGRYLAVNVLQCVDCHSERDWNFYGGPPVEPIGAGRACMTRETIAAGVNAGQERFPGRLCIRNITPDEETGLGSWTDGEIIRAVREGVNKDGKGLFPIMPYFIYRNLADDDIQAVVAYLRSMTPVKSVRPERQIDFPMNMLVQLWPEPFDSPAHAPDRSDSVAYGRYLATVARCEFCHTPKDPQSMKGFEGREFAGGMPFFLNGRTMYTMNLTPHESGLGSWTKEQFVQLFKSRVARVETDPTANTLMNWNAFGAMSDADLGALYDFFMTLPPVPYQQEPT